A window from Dermacentor albipictus isolate Rhodes 1998 colony chromosome 10, USDA_Dalb.pri_finalv2, whole genome shotgun sequence encodes these proteins:
- the LOC135904188 gene encoding uncharacterized protein, producing MQGDGDQVDAVVEDDAPIQANSLPGTQDGERSEISQQLDSPTQPDSERLLRNLHQEGPLRSPLNSSSSGNQEQTSDAARGINENVHEQRLGVASNEHAAPEPLPTLSDAVESPSSPASQVTQPSYEDSTDLPAANAAASAAVHTSSILPALQQVRSAYRFPLEGPDSSRERNVSGASEALDDGALSPQQATEDDASDATANARRRVAGPSLERLVGAHTRRMRLGQQNEASIRVRVLPDLEILEQGPCRFTLILANDDAGVPEETHHLAEWETFTRALLTVHVCIHRLTLLITAVSTSPRNFYRGFRLRDGTAVIYVEVSAFRDPCTDFVLPYLRNLRRLGMAEEAGICFQDMVLLNHDVRGQELFRRLLQRDDRLELDNNNRNLVRILDTTREMPFLRQLVIYLPNTGSGPSEPQQISLNVTFQCSTDVRRRRYEVDATYAHFLRCRCANDHGVTTTTGVETSIIPTLSARRELTCSTGDLVPYIVSVAHPTMHGTCVIHVLSIFWMREGD from the exons ATGCAAGGCGATGGTGATCAAGTAGACGCAGTCGTCGAAGATGATGCACCCATACAAGCCAATTCATTGCCAGGGACGCAG GATGGTGAAAGAAGCGAAATTTCACAGCAACTTGATTCGCCTACGCAACCCGACAGTGAGCGGTTGCTACGGAATCTCCACCAAGAAGGGCCTCTGAGGAGTCCCCTTAATAGTTCCTCATCGGGAAATCAAGAGCAGACTAGCGATGCTGCCAGGGGAATTAATGAGAACGTGCATGAACAAA GATTGGGTGTAGCGTCAAATGAACATGCTGCGCCAGAACCGCTGCCTACTTTGTCGGATGCCGTCGAGTCTCCTTCCAGCCCAGCTTCTCAAGTAACGCAGCCGTCGTATGAGGACAGCACCGATCTTCCAGCAGCTAACGCGGCTGCAAGTGCGGCTGTCCACACGTCAAGCATATTGCCGGCCCTACAGCAAGTGCG ATCAGCGTATAGGTTTCCTCTCGAGGGCCCAGACAGTTCACGGGAGAGAAACGTAAGCGGCGCCTCCGAAGCACTGGATGACGGTGCGCTTTCTCCGCAGCAGGCGACCGAGGATGACGCCTCGGACGCCACTGCAAACGCACGAAGGCGCGTCGCAGGCCCAAGTTTGGAGCGCTTGGTTGGCGCACATACACGAAGGATGAGGCTCGGCCAGCAAAACGAAGCAAGCATAAGGGTGCGCGTTCTTCCAGACCTCGAAATTTTGGAACAAGGGCCCTGCCGATTTACGCTAATACTTGCCAATGACGATGCCGGAGTGCCGGAAGAAACAC ATCATCTTGCCGAATGGGAAACGTTCACGAGGGCACTGCTGACTGTTCACGTTTGTATTCACCGCTTGACCCTGCTCATCACGGCAGTGTCCACGTCACCCAGAAACTTCTACCGGGGCTTCCGATTGCGAGACGGTACCGCAGTGATCTACGTTGAAGTCTCTGCATTTCGCGACCCGTGCACAGACTTCGTGTTACCGTATTTGCGTAATCTACGTCGACTAGGAATGGCCGAAGAGGCTGGTATATGCTTTCAAGACATGGTTCTGTTAAATCATGACGTCCGAGGACAGGAGCTGTTCCGTCGATTGCTCCAGAGGGATGATCGTCTCGAATTGGACAATAACAACAG AAACCTCGTACGAATATTGGACACTACCAGGGAGATGCCCTTTCTGCGCCAGCTCGTAATATACCTCCCCAACACTGGCAGTGGACCATCCGAGCCTCAACAAATCTCGCTGAACGTGACGTTCCAATGTTCCACTGACGTTCGGAGACGGAGGTACGAGGTCGACGCAACCTACGCCCACTTCCTGCGTTGCCGGTGTGCCAACGATCATGGCGTAACCACAACGACCGGTGTTGAGACAAGCATAATACCGACACTCAGCGCCCGTCGCGAGCTGACATGTTCCACAGGTGACTTGGTGCCGTACATAGTTAGTGTTGCGCACCCTACAATGCATGGTACTTGTGTTATTCATGTGCTTTCCATATTTTGGATGCGTGAAGGAGATTAG